A single window of Nicotiana sylvestris chromosome 3, ASM39365v2, whole genome shotgun sequence DNA harbors:
- the LOC138887666 gene encoding uncharacterized protein, protein MDITSKTVPQKDEAASSSRTSKHKSKAALWYPESIPNLLGWIGGLDTSFPYLECSWPELAKTRWVAKNHGHGDGVQMRPPPVGEGGSSKPDKGKKRKKETAAESPISKKPMSHNPLVQGKRLGPDAPQVSVPRAAESGTTNLARAQASEDLEKGVDTVPESSTKHNTIPVGELTAIGSKEPEPGAFRGQDLSFGFFDVLGGLNLGPRFSLGELRDAHDLNIPKARSSHKGEGKLGSFVDGVSKNIGLDASGAIEEAEGCLWQAKKLYDHAISKLRDELIGHKKEVEGLASSLKESKILSARKEEEMSALPATLEEMSRDKDGLVEQVGQKNALLGHLREEIVVKDEEVLDLRRQNRVVTSERDSLQMEMSSSRYLLKNAKEEIDVLSLGRSVVEEKASSYTKDVATANEKARDILAGVEQKLTRVVARARAQEWKRAFEEASGKGVDFAVEIEEAMEEETTYSDAADEDSDDDSGGDE, encoded by the exons CTGCCCTTTGGTACCCTGAATCTATTCCGAACCTGTTAGGGTGGATTGGGGGATTAGATACCTCGTTCCCCTATCTCGAGTGTTCTTGGCCTGAGTTGGCTAAAACgcggtgggtggccaagaatcatg GTCATGGCGATGGAGTGCAGATGAGACCGCCTCCGGTCGGCGAGGGAGGGTCCTCTAAACCCGATAAGGGTAAGAAGAGGAAAAAGGAGACGGCTGCTGAATCCCCTATATCAAAGAAGCCCATGTCTC ATAACCCTTTGGTACAAGGGAAGAGGTTGGGCCCGGATGCCCCCCAAGTGTCTGTGCCGAGGGCCGCTGAGTCGGGAACGACTAATTTAGCTCGAGCCCAAGCTTCTGAGGATCTCGAGAAGGGCGTGGATACAGTCCCTGAGTCCTCAACCAAACACAACACGATCCCTGTCGgagaacttactgctatcggctCTAAAGAGCCCGAGCCTGGAGCTTTTCGGGGACAGGACTTGTCCTTTGGGTTCTTCGATGTTCTGGGGGGCCTTAATTTGGGTCCTCGATTCTCACTTGGAGAGCTTAGAGATGCACATGACCTGAACATCCCCAAAGCGAGAAGCTCTCACAAGGGGGAAGGCAAGCTCGGAAGCTTCGTTGATGGAGTTAGCAAGAACATTGGCCTTGATGCTTCCGGTGCCATCGAGGAAGCAGAGGGCTGCCTGTGGCAG GCTAAAAAGTTGTATGATCATGCCATCTCCAAGCTGCGAGATGAGCTTATAGGTCATAAGAAGGAAGTCGAGGGTCTTGCCTCGAGTTTAAAGGAGTCGAAGATTCTTTCCGCCCGAAAGGAGGAGGAGATGAGTGCACTCCCAGCAACGTTGGAAGAAATGAGCCGAGATAAAGACGGTCTTGTTGAGCAG GTTGGGCAAAAGAATGCTCTCCTGGGGCATCTTCGGGAGGAGATAGTTGTCAAGGATGAGGAGGTcctcgacctaaggaggcagaatAGGGTCGTAACTTCGGAGAGGGATTCTCTGCAGATGGAGATGTCATCGTCCCGATACCTCTTGAAGAATGCCAAGGAGGAGATCGATGTGCTATCGTTGGGTAGGTCTGTGGTAGAGGAAAAGGCATCCTCGTATACGAAAGATGTCGCTACTGCGAATGAAAAGGCTCGAGACATACTAGCCGGGGTCGAGCAAAAGTTGACTCGGGTTGTTGCTCGTGCTCGTGCGCAAGAATGGAAGCGGGCCTTTGAGGAAGCAAGTGGCAAGGGCGTCGATTTCGCAGTCGAGATCGAGGAGGCCATGGAGGAAGAAACTACCTATTCAGATGCAGCGGATGAGGATTCCGATGATGACTCCGGGGGTGATGAGTAA